The following proteins are encoded in a genomic region of Hemibagrus wyckioides isolate EC202008001 linkage group LG29, SWU_Hwy_1.0, whole genome shotgun sequence:
- the lrata gene encoding lecithin retinol acyltransferase a — protein sequence MYDSLALLLHRLVLFSDLSALKSAWPWRTERENASPTPPPPPLLAEHAHPLCRGDVLEVPRTLFVHYGIYLGDDRVAHLVPDILPAITGERALTAVTNTRLVLGCMCRRASVRVDTVADFAYGAPVHVNTMDRRLFHTRPIKGEEVARSAERRVGHVAYSLLWNNCEHFVTSCRYGTPVSLQTDQFCRGMKALIRDQRSVLLSLLLGLISIIYFGLVPATTLPTILISFTLWMAG from the exons ATGTACGACTCTCTCGCCTTGTTGCTGCACAGGCTCGTGCTCTTCTCCGACCTCAGCGCGCTCAAAAGCGCGTGGCCGTggcggacagagagagagaacgcgTCCCCgacaccacctcctcctcctctcctggCCGAGCACGCGCACCCGTTGTGCCGCGGGGACGTGCTTGAGGTGCCGCGCACGCTTTTCGTGCACTACGGCATCTATCTTGGGGATGACCGCGTAGCACATCTCGTGCCCGACATTCTTCCGGCAATCACCGGAGAGCGCGCGCTCACCGCGGTCACCAACACGCGCCTCGTTCTCGGCTGCATGTGCCGGCGCGCGAGCGTGCGCGTGGATACGGTGGCAGACTTCGCGTACGGCGCCCCGGTGCACGTGAACACCATGGACCGCAGGCTCTTCCACACGCGTCCCATAAAGGGAGAGGAGGTCGCGCGCAGTGCCGAGAGACGCGTGGGTCACGTGGCCTACAGCCTGCTGTGGAATAACTGCGAACATTTCGTCACCTCCTGCAGATACGGTACACCTGTGAGTCTGCAGACCGACCAG TTTTGTAGAGGCATGAAGGCGCTCATTCGGGATCAGAGGAGCGTCCTGCTCTCCCTCCTCCTGGGTCTGATCTCCATCATTTACTTCGGCCTGGTACCAGCGACgacattacccacaatcctcATTTCATTCACACTGTGGATGGCTGGCTGA